ACATTGTTTATTTTCTTATTTTACCATGGTTGTTCAAGGGTACTTCCTTGGTTTGTGAAGAATGACACCATTATTCCGTATAAGAAAGGAGGGAGGCTGTCGATAGAGTAATTCATAGTCTTATGGGAAAGATTATGTAGTGGAAAAGGTTGGTTGATTGATTTTTCACAATCATGTACTTTTTCAGACTGGGGATTATAATGAAAAAACTATCGATCGTTATTCTGGCTCTTTTTGGTGTTTTTCTTTTATCATCAACCGTGTTTGCCTGGGATGATCTCATCCGTTGCGAGTCCGGCGCCACAATAGCTGAGCCGGGAACCATGGCGGGAAATATCGGGATTCGGTATGGCTCCTCGAGCGATATGTATGACAAGGACAGCGAGAAACAGGAACTTGCCGATACCGGGACCGAAATCCGTATCCCTCTCTGGGCAGACTACGTCGTTATGAACAATCTCAAGGCTTTTGCCATTGTTCCCATTGTCTCCATGAACAAATACCTCTCCGTTGACGGTAAAGACAACACCGGTATCGGCGATATCTGGCTCGGCGCCAAATATGCCGTGATGCCCGAGGGTCTCCTTACTGTCCGCGGCGCTCTCGATCTTCCTGTGGGAAGCGATGAAAAAGGCCTCGGGAACGCCGGAGGTTTCGGCATCGATATTGCCGCGCTGACCAGCAAAAAGATGGATAAAATAGGCCTCAGCGGAGGACTCGGCGTCCGCTGGAATGCTGAGGGTCCTGAAAAAGCTCTTATCACTAAATTCCAGCCCGGAATAGGCTTCTATCTTAACGGCATGGCATCCTATGCTGTCACCGAACAGATTCCTGCCTGGCTCAACCTGACCTATTTCAATCAGGGTGACGGCAAGTCTGATGGCAACGATGCTAAAGACACCACGGTGAACTGGCTCGAGATAGCTGTCGGAGCGGGATACAAAATTTCCGACCAGCTCCATGCCATCGGTGAAATCGAGTACAAAGTCACGGGAACAAACACCCAGGCTGATTTCGGAATTTCCGTTGTGCTCGGTTACAGACTTCCGATGAAATAATATAAACGCATACTATTATACTTTTAACAGGGCCCGAAAAGACATCGGACCCTGTTTTGTTTTTGAATTACAAATGTTTTTGCTCTATACAATCAAAGAAGGGGCCTGCTCCCCTTGTGCCTTCTGCCTCGTAATTACATCTCTCGCATAATACCTTGACTTAACTCTCGGAGAAAATTATATTTGTGCCATTCTGAAGGAAGAGATATCCGATGAAGAACAAGAATACATTACGCATTCCCATCGGCTTTGCCGCCGGTGCGCTGTTTCTCTGGATAGCCGACCCGGAACCACGGAGTTACGCCGCCGGTGCGCTGTTCATGATACTTGGTGAAGCGGTGCGGTTTATCAGCGCGGGAACCCTCATCAAATTCGAGGGAGTTACCCGGAACGGCATCTATGGCTTTACGCGGAATCCTCTCTATACAGGCTCTTTTCTGATCGGTGCCGGCGCCTGTATCATGAGCCGCAGCATCATATTCACCGTCCTCTTCCTCGCCCTCTTTCCGATAACTTATTTCCGTGTCATCAGACGGGAGGAATCCTATCTCGTGGGGCGGTACGGCGAAGAATACGAACGGTATCTCAGGGAGGTGCCCCGCTTCTGGTCCGGACGGCTCAATATCGGTGAAATACTCAGGGAAAGCTCACCGTTCCTTGCGGTAAAAAACCGGGAGCTCCGTGCCGTCTCCGGGGTGATTGCTGTCCTCGCCATCATGGCAGTCAAGATGTTTCTCTGAGCCGGTATCCTTTCTGCACGGGCATCGTATTTTCCTCTGCGCGAAGCTTTTACGGATACTCTTCTCCCCTTCTCCCTTACCTGTTCTATGTCGATGAGTTTGAAAAAACACCGTCGCTTACATCGTGCATATCCGGTCGCCCGGAATCGGTAATCCTGATGAGATACTCCTTCGAGGGAATGTCCGGCACATCCCAGATGTACGAACCCGCCGGTCCGTCCGCCTCGGCCTCGATGAGCCGCCAGTTACGGCCGTTATTTGTGGAAAATTCAAGCCTGACTTTCTTAATGCCCACCGAAGTCCATCGAATGTGAATCTTCGAACCGGCGAAAATCGCTTCCCCGCCGTTGGGATATTCGAGGTGCAGGTATACGGACGACAGTCCGGCTTCGATACGGGATTTCTTCCCCGCTTTTATTGATACCGTTAATGTGAGATTCTTATAGTCCGGGTGCGATACGGTCACAGGGAAGTTGATACCCTCCGGGATATGTTCTATCACGAAGCATCCGGCTCTGTCCGTTATGGCTGTGAGGATGTCGAGCCCCACGGGAACCGTGATGGTGGCTCCCGGCAGTATATGCTTTGTTGTATCGTCGGTTACCGTCCCGGAGAGAATACCGGCGCTCTCTTCGCTTATGACTGTTCCGGTGGAATGCGGGATGATCATGATCAGTACGACTGCTGCGATTACTGTCGCTCGTGCGGAACGTATTGTGGCGTATCCTGTTATCAGAGGGACTCCTTGGTGCTTCGGGGCTGTTATGTATCGAGGACCGTTCTGACCGTACTGACCAGTTCCTTGATAGTGTAAGGTTTTGATACAAAACCCATCGCCTGCGTGTAGGTATGAATTGTCTCGTCGCTCTGGCCGGAAGATATGATAATTTTTTTATTGCCGTTAATGGAAACCATTTCTTCGAGAAGCTCTTTACCTGACATCCTGGGCATGGTGAGATCGAGGATAATCAGGTCGATCGAGTCGAGATACTTCTTGAACATTTCGAGCCCTTCAATGCCGTCACAGGCTGAAATTACCGTATATCCGTATAATTTCAGGGCTTTCTGGGCCAGTTCCCGTACTGACTGTTCGTCCTCGACCACAAGAATCGTTTCGTTCCCTCCCATGATTCGGGCAGTCGTTTCAGTCTTTGATGTTTCTTCATGGTGGGCTTTCGGCAGGTAGAGATGAACGATGGTTCCCTTGCCCCGAGAAGACTCTATCTCCACGCAGCCGTTGTGGTTGCTGGTAACAATATTGTACACCATGGCAAGCCCGAGCCCCTGTCCTCTCTGAGAGCTCTTATTTTTCGTCGTGAACAGCGGATCGAAAGCTCTTCGTTTAACATCATCGGTCATACCTGCTCCGTTGTCCTCGAACATGATGTGTATATACTCGCCCTCGGGCAGCCCGGTCTTGTCACGTTTCTTTGAACGATACCGGTCGGCGCTGATTTTTATATAGTCGCCCTGACGGACTCCCCGTTCTTCAATGGCCTGAACGGCATTGGTTCCCAGATTGAGAAGCACCTGGTGCAGGGCATCGGCATTTCCGTGAATATAATACTGCCCCTGACTTATCTCGTTTTTCTTCTCGATGAGCCGGTCGGTGGTTCTCGAAAGAATATTGAACACTTCCTGAGCTACTTCACATATATCGACAGAGGTTTTCTGGGAAACCGGGCTTTTTGACAGCGTTTGAATCTCCCTGATCAGGCTGGCTGCACGACTGCATGATTTCAGCGATTCGTCGATGTAATTCTTCTGTGATTCTGTCAGGGATGCGGTGTCGAGTTTAAGCAGATCTATATATCCCATGATGCCGGCGAGCAGATTATTGAAATCGTGCGCGATACCTCCCGCAAGCGTTCCCAGTGA
This window of the bacterium genome carries:
- a CDS encoding isoprenylcysteine carboxylmethyltransferase family protein, with protein sequence MKNKNTLRIPIGFAAGALFLWIADPEPRSYAAGALFMILGEAVRFISAGTLIKFEGVTRNGIYGFTRNPLYTGSFLIGAGACIMSRSIIFTVLFLALFPITYFRVIRREESYLVGRYGEEYERYLREVPRFWSGRLNIGEILRESSPFLAVKNRELRAVSGVIAVLAIMAVKMFL
- a CDS encoding transporter, with amino-acid sequence MKKLSIVILALFGVFLLSSTVFAWDDLIRCESGATIAEPGTMAGNIGIRYGSSSDMYDKDSEKQELADTGTEIRIPLWADYVVMNNLKAFAIVPIVSMNKYLSVDGKDNTGIGDIWLGAKYAVMPEGLLTVRGALDLPVGSDEKGLGNAGGFGIDIAALTSKKMDKIGLSGGLGVRWNAEGPEKALITKFQPGIGFYLNGMASYAVTEQIPAWLNLTYFNQGDGKSDGNDAKDTTVNWLEIAVGAGYKISDQLHAIGEIEYKVTGTNTQADFGISVVLGYRLPMK
- a CDS encoding carboxypeptidase-like regulatory domain-containing protein, which produces MIIPHSTGTVISEESAGILSGTVTDDTTKHILPGATITVPVGLDILTAITDRAGCFVIEHIPEGINFPVTVSHPDYKNLTLTVSIKAGKKSRIEAGLSSVYLHLEYPNGGEAIFAGSKIHIRWTSVGIKKVRLEFSTNNGRNWRLIEAEADGPAGSYIWDVPDIPSKEYLIRITDSGRPDMHDVSDGVFSNSST